The window CGCCGTAGATCGCATggataatttttttgtttagccCGCACCAAAAAGACCAACCCACCGTCGTTTTAGTTACTATCACTAATATATTTTAGCCGTTGTTAGCGTCCTATTAATGAGTGTTGAAGGTATCATTAGTTAGCAGGTGTTACCTAGCTTGCTAGCTGCATTAGCTCACTCATGGGTAGTTAACTATCTTGTCGATTCATTTGGCTCTTGGGTCAAAGGTCTTGCACTTCCTGTATCTAAAATACGAACCCGTGAGGTGAAACTTGCTTCGTCGCTGGGTTACCATCACCAGTAAGTACTAACCATATCACCACCACTTCTTTTCTACTGTATGGTTATAGCTAATTAGCCGGACGAGCAGATACTCATGGCCTGTTTATAGCTGTTTTAGTTAGCTAACGATAGATAGCCGAATTgctgtaaaaatatataaatcatTCACGGATGGACCTTGTATATGGCAAAGTTCATTTTGTGAAGTAGTAGGTGAGACAGTCATTGCAGTCTTTGCCACTTACTGTAAAGTTTCACAGAAGAgtaatattttgacattttaagacaAATTGGGTCTCCAGATCAATCTATTGAACGATGTCCTCAGCACTTCATCGTTAACTCTAGATGTAATTACATTTAGGTTTTGGTCATGATTTTGAATGTGTCCATTAACAGCTGTCTAACTAAGAACTTTCTTTCAGCAATGTCTGGAAGTCCTGCTGTGGTCATGCGGCTAGTGGCCTCTGCCCACACTGTGGCTGAAAAGGCTGGGGCCATTGTGAGGAAGGTCCTTCACAGTGGAGAACTTGGCATTGTGGAAAAGGTAATAGTGGGAATTCACGTTTAATCTATAAATCCCAGAACAGGTTAAAATACAATAGCTTGCCCCAGATGGACACAttatacaacattaaaatactgACCTACTGTGGATATTTAAGgcaatttaaaatacagggaatagtctgaaattaattgttttaatcCTTTCCTCCACGCCCCTGCACAGACGGGAGCTAATGATCTGCAGACACTGGCAGACAGGCTGGCACAGCAGAGCATTTGTGCGTCACTGTCCAGAAGTTTCCCCAAAATCACCATCATTGGAGAAGAGGTGAGTACATTAGACTCTTTGTTTAGTGTGTTGTCAAAATTAGGTCACACACATATAAGATTATTCTAGTATTAGGCTTTTTTAGAAAGAGTGAGAGTCTGATAATCATGTGCCTTACTTGTTTATTAGGAGCTTCCAGCTGAGGAGATAAAAGAAGATCTCATTGAGGGCGGCCACTCAGAGGAAATCCTCCAGAAGACATGTCCAGCAGAATATAGCGGGCtgaaagaggaggaggtaaCCATATATagaatcacaaaaacaaatatttttagtTAAGATAATCTTAATTGTTATAGAGAGGGGCAGTAAagttatatatacacagtacataaatgtaagtttccttttttctgaATCTCAGCTAGTTGTGTGGGTTGATCCCCTCGATGGCACGAAGGAATATACTGAAGGTAAGCTCTTCAGATACGCTTCTTTAAAGGTTCTGCCTGTGGGTGTGTTAAGTGCAAATTcttcaatgtacagtatgctgAGACATTATTGTCATAAACACACTGAACAAATGCATTTAGCACTAAAGTGACTCCACCTACTTGTACATGCAGTAAGCTACCACATTCTGGCTCTGCAACGTGTTGTCACTGCGTCCAAGCCTACCCTGAACCTCGTCTATTAGTcgtttatttttattgtcagcAGTAGCATATGGTGTATTGCCCaggtaagaaaaagtaaaaaataaaagtttttatatacagtatatataaaatttACTAGATAATAAAGGCACAGCATCATCAGGGTTGTGAAATTTTTTTAAGTGATCAGGTAATAATTATACTGACTAATGGTGTAATATTATTAAGTATTGTTGTGGAAGTGTCTGTAGCAGCAGAGTGTTTCTGAGAGTGAAacaaagggggagagagagtttACGGTGCACTTGTACCTTATCTAGTCCCGTACGTAAAACAAAAGTCACATAAAAGATTTCAAGCTTACTTTTTCCATTCAGCATGTGAGAATCAACCATGAAAAGAGGCAAGAACAGAAGATCTCTATTAGAATGTATTTGGTTTCCGCTCTTGGTTACGTTGATTTAGTCTCCTTGGACCGTCCACCCAGTTTTTAGGGCAACAACAATCCTTTACCTCATGTTACTTAACATAAAAGTGACCAAGATCTGTTTCAGTGTGGTGCAGATTTTACAAATGTGGGGAAAATAGATCACTGGTATCTGATCAGTACTCTGTATTGGTGGGTAGCAGAGGTCAGGACAGAAAAGGTCTGATTTGTCCGTCACTAAATATCATCAGTCAGCGCAGATTAACGACAGTggtttactttaaaaatgtttatctAAGCAACAAGCAGAAACAAGTATTTTCTGCGGACATTGTAGAATGTGACGAACGATTCATCCTTTCATTATAATTAATAACAAATTATTGTTCTGACAGTGAACACAGCCACTTTTGCTAGATAGCCTTTGATTGAAATATTTATTtggctttaaaatgttttgtgtgcacTGATTTGTTGGGTTGCTTTCTGGCTTTAAGCTCTCAGAGCTTCACTACTATTTACCCTCTTCTTTCACTTCTTGTGTATCCTtgctctgctgtctctgtgtgtgtctgtctctctctgtttctgctgACCCCAGCGTTGAGGTGTCACCATCACCAAACTGAGGCCCAAATACCAAACAAAGGGTCGGACACCTCTTGGCCTCACAGCACAGCTCTCTGTATGGAAACTGATAGAAATTATTCTGCACCAACAAGGAAGCCTCACTataactttctgtcattttctctgtCCAGCATGTCATTTCCATAATGACAATTACATGACCACATCACAAATATTTGCTTATAATTTAAAGTGCATTAAAATTGATAGCATCAAAAGGCTTCCAGCTGATATCCTACTATTTTCTGATTTAAAGGGCTCCTGGATAATGTGACAGTGCTTATTGGTATTGCATACAAAGGTAGAGCAATTGCAGGCGTCATCAACCAGCCTTTCTTCAACTACCAGGTACTTACCAAACTAAATGAACTTGTAGCCGTGTGCTAACAGCTGTCACTCGGGTTAATTCAAACCTTTTCCTCTTCAGCTTGGAGCAGGAGCATCTTTAGGAAGAACCATATGGGGAATGCTGGGATTGGGCGCTTTTGGATTTCAGCTGCAGGAAGTTCCGGGTGACAAACGCATTGTCACCACCACACGTTCCCATAGCAACAAGCTGGTAACGGACTGTGTAATCGCCATGGAGCCTCATGAAATTATAAAAGTGGGAGGTGCTGGGAACAAGGTGAGGTGGATTTAGAGTTGATTAGGGTCTTATGTAGGGGTGACTTGTACATAAAGCAGCAAGCCTGATCATGTTTCTGAAATAATTGGAAGCCGACTTTGAGCTAAAACATGAACCTTTTCTACTCCTAACAACTGGCATCAAAAGAATCTCTGAAAGCTTTAGATCAGTATGTGCTAGTAAAGCAGGGCCCTGTGTTTGTGGcattaaataatttctttttgtgaaataaatcaGTGATAgtgtaaaaaaatcaaaactagACCAACATAAAGCATGTAAGCtagtttagttgtttttttaggattggacatgttaatgtttaaaaaccttaTCCAGCGCTTTGATGgaaaatatattatttactaAGTGACCTTCATTCTGTGGCTTCAAAATGTAAATGCTTACTGTAGCTCGAAAGcctttgttttttcattaacCCCAAACTGAATGGGTAGTCTGCCAAAGTAGGCTGAGAACTTGGAGTCTCACGACAAGAGATAAAGATGTTTTATAGCTATAACACTACCAGCACATCAGTAAAAGagcctgttgttttttaatcaaatcatcTCTCTGC of the Etheostoma spectabile isolate EspeVRDwgs_2016 chromosome 18, UIUC_Espe_1.0, whole genome shotgun sequence genome contains:
- the bpnt1 gene encoding 3'(2'),5'-bisphosphate nucleotidase 1 isoform X1 — encoded protein: MSGSPAVVMRLVASAHTVAEKAGAIVRKVLHSGELGIVEKTGANDLQTLADRLAQQSICASLSRSFPKITIIGEEELPAEEIKEDLIEGGHSEEILQKTCPAEYSGLKEEELVVWVDPLDGTKEYTEALRCHHHQTEAQIPNKGSDTSWPHSTALWLLDNVTVLIGIAYKGRAIAGVINQPFFNYQLGAGASLGRTIWGMLGLGAFGFQLQEVPGDKRIVTTTRSHSNKLVTDCVIAMEPHEIIKVGGAGNKIIQLVEGKASAYVFASPGCKKWDTCAPEAILHAVGGKLTDMHGNAYCYNANVKHMNSAGVLATLRNHEYYVSRVPQSVLQALKSD
- the bpnt1 gene encoding 3'(2'),5'-bisphosphate nucleotidase 1 isoform X2; the protein is MSGSPAVVMRLVASAHTVAEKAGAIVRKVLHSGELGIVEKTGANDLQTLADRLAQQSICASLSRSFPKITIIGEEELPAEEIKEDLIEGGHSEEILQKTCPAEYSGLKEEELVVWVDPLDGTKEYTEGLLDNVTVLIGIAYKGRAIAGVINQPFFNYQLGAGASLGRTIWGMLGLGAFGFQLQEVPGDKRIVTTTRSHSNKLVTDCVIAMEPHEIIKVGGAGNKIIQLVEGKASAYVFASPGCKKWDTCAPEAILHAVGGKLTDMHGNAYCYNANVKHMNSAGVLATLRNHEYYVSRVPQSVLQALKSD